A genomic window from Silene latifolia isolate original U9 population chromosome 11, ASM4854445v1, whole genome shotgun sequence includes:
- the LOC141612796 gene encoding uncharacterized protein LOC141612796, giving the protein MVNKFDFNSVEQSCVPLCLSASQLVSEAHKEAVNSLSGSGSAQLGIVAADNSALRATTNASQLVSKADKEAENSISESDSAQLGTVAVANSAALEVTPGIDAAMPISLRNTWESMFNVPLDDLANDTAIIKLRVCEEKVRELRKETDQLVKQKDLAIKETHLRRAELGKVRGQVAFLEAAVVRAEEKQRNVEIEVEAKVKEQREAESLLEKQFLLAYIYALEAEFQR; this is encoded by the exons ATGGTTAATAAGTTCGACTTCAACAGTGTAGAGCAATCGTGTGTGCCACTGTGCCT AAGTGCAAGTCAATTGGTTTCTGAAGCACATAAAGAGGCTGTAAATTCATTAAGTGGAAGCGGCAGTGCTCAACTTGGGATAGTTGCTGCAGATAACTCTGCACTCAGAGCAACGAC AAATGCAAGTCAGTTGGTTTCCAAAGCAGATAAAGAGGCTGAGAATTCAATAAGTGAAAGTGACTCTGCTCAACTTGGAACAGTTGCTGTGGCAAACTCGGCTGCACTGGAAGTAACGCCAGGAATTGACGCAGCTATGCCGATTTCTTTAAGGAACACATGGGAGTCAATGTTTAACGTACCCCTTGATGACCTAGCCAATGATACAGCAATCATAAAG TTGAGAGTGTGTGAAGAGAAAGTCAGGGAGCTGCGTAAAGAAACAGATCAACTAGTTAAACAGAAAGACTTGGCAATTAAGGAGACTCATTTACGGAGAGCTGAACTAGGCAAGGTTAGAGGCCAGGTTGCATTTTTGGAAGCTGCTGTTGTGAGAGCTGAGGAGAAGCAAAGAAATGTAGAGATAGAAGTTGAGGCTAAAGTCAAGGAACAAAGAGAGGCGGAGAGTTTGCTAGAGAAGCAATTTCTGCTGGCATACATTTATGCATTGGAAGCTGAGTTTCAGAGGTAA